One genomic window of Paeniglutamicibacter sp. Y32M11 includes the following:
- a CDS encoding PLD nuclease N-terminal domain-containing protein, which yields MVRNFIFLALVALAVTIYALIECVRARPNDVRSLPKMAWVAVIILLPLLGAGLWFWLGRPPASAYGNPKKETRTATGAPDDDPEFLRNLEVQRRQKAREEELRRKEAELQARERKAEESGDQSDEGGNPTEDTPRHTP from the coding sequence ATGGTCCGGAACTTTATCTTTTTGGCATTGGTTGCACTCGCAGTAACCATCTATGCCTTGATCGAATGCGTGCGAGCGCGTCCGAACGACGTCCGTTCGCTGCCCAAGATGGCCTGGGTGGCGGTCATCATTCTGCTGCCCCTGCTGGGTGCGGGGTTGTGGTTCTGGTTGGGTCGGCCACCGGCCTCCGCTTACGGCAACCCAAAAAAAGAAACGCGTACCGCAACCGGCGCTCCGGACGATGATCCGGAGTTCCTTCGAAACCTCGAAGTGCAGCGACGCCAGAAGGCGCGCGAGGAGGAATTGCGCCGCAAGGAAGCCGAACTTCAGGCACGTGAACGCAAGGCCGAGGAGAGCGGGGACCAGAGCGACGAAGGCGGCAACCCCACCGAGGACACCCCTCGGCACACTCCATAG